The Priestia megaterium NBRC 15308 = ATCC 14581 region GACGCAGTCAAACAAAACGAGCAGAGAATTATGGATGCTTTAAAACAAGATTTAAATAAATCTGAAGTAGAGGCTTACACGTCGGAAATTGGGATTTTACTAGAGGAGATTCGATTTACGCTTAAGCATTTAGCAAAATGGATGAAGCCTAAAAAAGTAAAAACTGCTTTAACACATGTGGGCTCTAAAGGGAAAATTGTTCCTGAACCGTATGGAGTCGCGTTAATTATTGCTCCGTGGAACTATCCGTTTCAATTAGCACTGTCTCCTTTAGTAGGAGCGATTGCTGCTGGAAACACGGCGATTATAAAACCTTCTGAATTAACGCCTAGCGTATCTCGCGTTATACAAGAATTACTGGCTGAAGCTTTTGACCCAGCATTTGTGACGGTGATTGAAGGCGCTGTAGAAACGACAAGCCTGCTTTTAAAACAGGCGCTTGATTATATTTTCTTTACGGGAAGTGTAAATGTAGGGAAAATTATTATGCAAGAAGCAGGGAAGCAGCTTATTCCAGTCACGCTTGAGCTAGGCGGAAAAAGTCCGTGCATTGTACATGAAGACGCAAACCTAGATCTTGCAGCGAAGCGAATTATGTTTGGTAAAGGGATGAATGCAGGCCAAACGTGCGTTGCTCCTGATTATTTGCTCGTGCATAAAAAAGTGAAAGCGCAGCTTGTAGAGAAACTTCGCGAAGCAATTTCTCAATTTTACGGTAGTAATCCACTTGAAAGCAACCGCTACGGCCGTATTGTCAGTGAGCGTCATTTTACTCGGCTAGTTGAGTTTTTAAAAGACGGAAATGCTATAGTTGGAGGCGGGTACAATAAAAACACGCTAACAATAGAACCTACGGTGTTAAGTGAAGTAAGCTGGACATCAGATGTTATGCAAGAAGAAATCTTTGGGCCTATTCTTCCTATGATTGAATATGAAACACTAGACGAAGTCATTCATAAAGTTCAAGAAAAAGCTAAGCCGTTAGCTCTTTACTTATTTACAGAAAGTGAAGATGTGCAAAACGTGATAACGGAGCGCCTTTCATTTGGAGGAGGCTGTATAAACGATACGCTTATGCATATCGCTACGCCATATTTGCCGTTTGGCGGAGTGGGAGAAAGCGGCACGGGTCAATATCATGGAAAAGACAGCTTTCAGACATTCACTCATTTTAAAAGCATGCTGTCTCAAACAACCAAGTTTGATTTGTCATTCCGCTATCCTTCGGAAAAACAAAGCTTGAAAATGATCAAAAAATTATTGAAATAAAAGAGCCTCCTGATAGGAGGCTTTTTCGTTATTTTGAAAGTAAAAGCTGAGAAAGCGGCCATTTTTCTTGGGTATATGCCATTTCCCAAAATAAATACTCCAGTTCACAGCTTTTGATGAAGTGATCTTTCATACGGTTACGTTCTTCTTCAGTCGCTTGTTCGGCGAGTTCATCAAGCTTGTTACAAAACCATTGTGTTGTGCCATTCATTTCTTCATTATTATAAAACTGAATCCATTCATAAAAAGGATGAGAAGGAGATGGATTTACTTGTTCTGTAATGCGCTGGCCAATTTCAACGTACGTCCATGGACATGGAAGAAGCACTGCAATGATTTCTGCTAAGCTGCCTGTATGCGCAACACTTGTCATATGGTTAATGTAGTGGCTGGCCGTCGGTGAAAGCGTCTCAGTGTGAAGGTCTTCATAACGTACGCCTGCTACTTCACAAAAATTATTGTGAGGGTGTACTTCACTATGTAATACCGTAGAAATGCCGGCATTAAAGGCTTCCATTTCGGTACGCGTGCGGCATTTTGTTAAAGCAGCGCCGTAAATGCGAACAAATGCTGTTAAGTATTCGTAATCTTGAGAAACGTAGTGAATAAGCGCTTCTTTTGGCACGTTTCCTTCAGCAATTCCTTTAATAAAAGGATGGTTAAAAATGGCTTCGTAAATATAGTTTGCTTCTTGTCTTAATTGAGATGAAAATGACATCAAAATCCTCCTTTAATATGAGGAAGTCACAAACAAGCACATAAAGGAAATAAAAAACACTCCGTTTATAAACGGAGTGGCAAAGGACAGTAAAAAACTGAACATTGCCACTTTCCTACGCTGGTATGAGCCAGATCAGGTTCAAAGGGATCAAGAAAACTTGTCTCAGCCGGTGGCACCCCTAGTGGACTTCCTATTAATCTACGTTTAACTTACCATATATTCTGAAAAATAGAAAGCGTTATGGGGAATTGTGTGCTAATAACTTTTCTTTCTTAAAGAGGAAATTTCTTAAAGCTATTTTTAATCATTTTTGGTTAAAAATGCATATTTTTAGGGGAGAAGAGGTATTAATGAAGGGAAGAGCCGTTTTCGTCTCCGAAACACTCCCATATAAATAGAAGAAAGGAGAGAACAAAATGGCGAAATTTCGTTTGTATGCTGTATTAAATACAGTAGGCTTGGCTATTACACTACTTGTGAATTATTTAGCAAATGCCATTCCAATAGGAGGCAAAACAACGGGAGAAGCTTCTGCGCAAGTTCCTACGTTGTTTACACCAGCGGGTTATGCCTTTGCTATCTGGGGCGTTATTTATTTATTATTAACCATTTGGGTTATACGCCAATTTTTTGCAAGAGAAGATCAAAAGGAAATATATGCACGTATCGGCATTTGGTTTTTTCTAAACTGTTTGTTAAATAGTGCGTGGATCTTTATTTTCCAAAACGATTACTATAAGTTATCTCTTTTAGTTATGCTCTTTATTCTAGGCACATTAATGATTGTGTATTCCACTATTCAGCATTCTCGAATGACGACATGGTTTATGCGTCTGCCGATTTCGCTTTATCTTGGATGGATTTCTGTTGCGACTATTGTCAATGTGTTTGTCGTATTTCAAGCAAATGGAATACAGCACTTGATTGGCTTAAACGAGTTAACATGGACGATTATTATGCTGCTGGTAGGAGCTGTGCTGGGCATTATGTTTACATTAAAAAACCGAGACGCTGTTTATCCGCTTGTTTTTATTTGGGCTTATATTGCCATTGCAGTGAAGCAAAGTGGAAATCAGCCAATTGTCATTACTGTCATCATTTTAGTTGTTTTATTAGCAATTGCCATTATTGTGGGATTGATTAAACGCTATAGACGTTTTTAAAAAGAAGCTCTAGCTTTTGTAAGCTAGAGCTTTTTATGATGCTCTTTTGATTGTAAAAAAGCAGCTGTAAAAGCAATTAAGCTAATTAAAATACCAAAAGGAACAACAATTGGTACGAATGATAAAATAAATGTCATAAGTGTAACCTCCATGTTGCATCGGTGCATAATGAAAAATTCAACTTTTTTAAATTGAAGTTCCGCTACTATAGTATGCTAGGCTTTATGTTTGGAGCCTATATGTTTAGAAATAAACGAAAAAGGCAAAATACGTTACATATAGGTTATATAGGAGGAGTTAAAATGGAAACATATTTAGTTGCTTACACAGATAAAGATGATATGGAATATAAACAAGTGACATGCGAGAGCTATGAAGATGCAGAGCGTACGGTTCTTCGTTTAGAGAGAGAAGGGCATATGCATATTGAAGAAATATCAAATCAAGAAGCCTATCGCGGAGACGAATCATCGTACAGAGAATGATTTTTGAATAGAAACATCAAACTTAAAATGAAGAAGCAGCTGCTTCTTCATTTTTTCTATTCTATATAGATATCGTTTTATAGAAAAAAGTAAAACGGGAATGATTTTCTTCTGCATTTATGGTACAGTACTAATCAGGTGAGTTTTGAGTTTAGAAGAGGAGAGAGTAACATTATATGAGTAAAGGAAATCAGTGGTCTTCACGCCTCGGTTTTATTTTAGCATCTGCTGGGGCAGCAATTGGTCTAGGAGCGATATGGAAGTTTCCATACGTAACGGGAACCAGTGGCGGTGGAGCGTTTTTTGCGTTGTTTATTTTATTTACGATTTTTATTGGATTGCCGCTTCTGTTGGCAGAATTTATCATTGGAAGACATACGGGGAAAGAAGCGATTAGTGCTTATAAGGCAATTGCTCCAAAATCCGCTTGGGTATGGATTGGCAGGCTGGGAGTACTAAGCTGTGTCATTTTGCTTTCCTTTTACAGCGTCGTTGGCGGCTGGGTGATTTTATATACGATTATGAGCGTAACCGGTATGCTAAGCGGAAAAGAGTACGGCCCGTTGTTCAATGCCGTCATTAGCCAACCTTATGTAGTATTAGGTGCACAGGCGCTGTTTTTATTAATTACAGTGTTTGTTATTTCAAAAGGCGTACAAAAAGGAATAGAGCGTGCTAATAAATACATGATGCCGCTGTTATTTATCTGTTTTATCATTATCGTGGTGCGTTCTTTAACATTAGACGGAGCAATGGACGGAGTAAAGTTCTTTTTGAAACCGGATTTTTCAGCCATTACAGGGGCATCTGTTCTCTATGCGCTCGGTCAGTCGTTTTTCTCGCTTTGCGTGGGATTATCCTGCATGGTGACATATAGCTCTTATTTAGGGAAAAAAGTAAGCTTGACACGTTCAGCTGGTACTATTGCTCTTTTGAACTTGTTTGTTTCGCTGCTGGCGGGCTTGGCTATTTTTCCAGCCGTTTTTTCATTTGGATTAAAGCCAACTGAAGGACCTGGACTTTTGTTTGTGGTCTTGCCAACAGTATTTGAGAAAATGCCGTTTGGTACCGTCTTTTTAGCACTGTTTTTAATTTTATTTCTATTTGCTACGCTTACGTCTGCTTTTTCACTGCTGGAAATTATCGTAGCTGCTTTAACCAAAGACGATCAGACAAAACGAACTCGCTACGCTTCTTTATCAGGGATTATTGTGTTTGTGGTAGGTATCCCATCAGCGCTTTCGTTTGGTGTACTAAAACATGTCTCACTTTTTGGCAGAAGTATATTTGACGTAGCTGACTTTTTTGTGAGCAACTTAATGCTGCCTCTGGGAAGTTTAGCCATTGCGATTTTTGTGACATTTAAAATGAAAAAAGAAGCCGTGTATGAAGAGTTTATTTCAGGAAGTACAAAAGGCGCTAAATTATTCAACGCATGGTTCTTTCTAGTTAAATACGTATTGCCTATTATTATTATAGCTGTTCTATTAAGCTTACTTGTTGCATATTAAAAAAAGCACTCATCTGAGTGCTTTTTTTGTTTATTTTGCAAAAACGTGATTTCCGATTGTAATCGTAACCTGTTTTTGACGAAGCCATTGGTCACTTGTTTTATCTGGATTAAAGAAGAATAACGAACCTTTTCCTTGGCCTCTAAAAGCTAGTGCTTCATTCACAGCTTTTTTTGCTTCAGCATCCGCTGCTTTATTGATTTCACCGTTTTGTACGGGTGTAAACTGTCTACCTTGATAAATCACATCATGAATAGAATTTGGGAAAGAATCGCTATCCACGCGGTTTAAGACAACTGTTGCTACAGCCACTTTGCCAGCGTAAGGTTCGCCTTTTGCTTCAGCTTGTACAAGGCGAGCTAACAATTCTTTATCACTTTCGCTAATAGAGTTAGGGATTGTTAGTGTTTCATTTGCATTAATAGAGTCGGTAGATTTGTGATTCGCTTCTTTTAACTGTTCAACCGTAACTCCGTATTCAGCGCCAATCTTGTAAAGAGTCTCTCCAGCTTTTACGCGATGGGTTGTTTCAGCGGCATTTGCCACGTGACTCATGCCGAACATAGGAACTGCTAGTGCTCCAATAATTACTAGTTTCTTAAACATAAAGTAAGTACCTCCTGAAATCCTTTTGAACGCCCCTTTTATCACGGATCGGTGCGTGCTGTGCACCGAACTTTATATGTACGTTTCAAAGATTAACAGGTGTCAATACATCTTGTCACTGCTTAAAACATACCAATCTAGGAAGAAATTATAATAGTTAACAGATAATTTGAAAAATACGTTGACTGATAATAAAGGAGTGAATTATAATGAACGAGTAAATAGTTAACCGTTTAACTGGAGAGATTTTATGGGAGAAAAGATAACGATTCGTGATGTAGCGAAGCATGCAGGAGTGTCTGCAGCTTCAGTATCTTACGTCTTAAACGGAATTAACAAAGTATCCGATGAAACAAAAGAGCGAATTTTAACAGCGGTAAAAGAATTAAACTACGAACCAAATTTAACCGCCGTTAGTCTTTCGAAACAAAAGTCAAATATGATTGGCGTTATGTTCCCGCTTACCGATGATTCACTTTCTACTATATTTAAAGATAACCATTATTACAGTGAAATGATTAGTGGAATTGAATATGTAATCCGTAAGCATGGTTATGATCTAGTCATATCTGGAGCGAGTAGCCCGGCTGATTGCCTAAAATGGATTCGAACGAGAAATATTGATGGTCTTCTGTTTTTAGGAGCCTTCCCGCATCGATTGTATGAGAAAATGAAAGCGTTATCGAATCCGATTGTGCTAGTAGATACATATGAAAGGTACGAACGTGATTATCATCATATTTCTGTAGACGATGAGTATGGAGGATATCTAGCTACAACCCATTTAGTGAATTTGGGGCACAAAGAAATTGCCTTTGTTGCTCATCACCTCGTCAATAGTCCAGTAGATAAAAAGAGGTATATAGGCTACGAGAAAGCATTAAAAGAAGCGGGCATTACACCATCAAAGACGTTTGTTTTTGAAGTGAACGAAAGTTCGTTTGATAACGGTTACAATTTAGGGAACAAGCTGCTGAAAGATCACAAGGATATTCGGGCGGTTTTTGCATCCTCTGATACGCTGGCGCTTGGAATTATGAAAGCACTGCAAGAAAAGGGGAAAAAAATTCCGCAGGACTACTCAATCGTAGGGTTTGATGACATAACGTTTAGTAGCTATGCATCTCCCAGTCTAACAACCATTCGTCAAGATGTATTTAACAAAGGAGTCGTCGCCGCGACGTCGGTTATTCAAGCAATTGAACACCGTTTCAGCACGCTGCAGCATGTGAAATTATCGGTTGAACTTATTATTCGAGATTCAACTGCTAAGCGCGGGTGAACCGCAGTAAGTTAACCGATTAACCAAAGTTTAGCCTTTATAAAAAAAGGGGATATAAGTTAGCATTCACAAAAAAAGGGGATATGAAAATGATTAATGTTACAGTATGGAATGAAAATCGTCATGAACAGAAAAATCCGGTTGTAAGAGAAATTTACCCTGAAGGCATTCACGGTGCCATCGCTTCTTTTTTAGAAGAAGGAGGGTTTCGTACACACACCGCAACATTAGACGAAGTAGAACACGGGTTGACTGAAGAAGTATTAAATCAAACGGATGTTTTAGTATGGTGGGGTCATTTAGCACATGACGAAGTGAAAGATGACATCGTTGAGAAAGTAAAGCAGCGCGTGCTAGACGGTATGGGGCTTATTGTCTTACACTCAGGTCACTTTTCTAAAATTTTTAAAACGTTAATGGGCACAAGCTGCGACTTAAAATGGCGTGAAGCGGATGAAAAAGAGCGCTTGTGGGTAGTAGAACCGAGCCATCCGATTGTGGAAGGTATTGGTGAATTTATCGAGCTTGAGCGCGAAGAAATGTATGGAGAGCACTTTGATATTCCAGCACCTGATGAACTAATTTTCACGAGCTGGTTTGAAGGCGGAGAAATTTTCAGAAGCGGCTGCACGTACAAACGCGGAAACGGAAAAGTATTTTATTTCAGACCTGGACATGAAACATATCCAACATACCATAACAAAGACATTCAGCGTGTCATTATGAATGCTATTAAATGGGCGAAGCCAGCGGAGAGAAAACGTCCTGTTTACGGCAATGCGCAACCGCTTGAATCAATCGCTGTTAAAAACTAATTAATAATGCTTAAGCAAAGGGGATAGGAAAGATGGCAAAAGTAAAAATTGGCGTTATTGGGTGCGGAAGCATTGCGCAACACCGTCACTTACCAGAATATAAGATGAATGAACAAGTAGAATTAGTAGCCGTTTGCGATATAAACACAGAACGTGCAAACAGCGTAGCACAGCAGTACGGTTTAAAAGCTTACACAAACTACGAAGAACTTTTAGCAAGCGGTACAGTGGAAGCAGTGAGCGTATGTACGCCCAATTATCTTCATGCGCCTATTTCGGTTGCAGCGTTAAACAGCGGAGTTCATGTCCTGTGTGAAAAGCCGATGGCAACATCAGAAGAAGAAGCAAAAGCAATGATTGAAGCAGCAAAAACAAACGGTAAAAAACTAATGATCGGACATAATCAGCGCTTTGTAGCTTCTCATCAAAAAGCTCGTGAACTTATTGAAAAAGGGGAAATCGGTAAAATTTACAGTTTCCGTACGGCTTTTGGCCACGGTGGTCCTGAAGGTTGGAGCGTGGACGGAAAAGACAGCTGGTTCTTCAAAAAAGACGAAGCGTTTATTGGGGCTATGGGGGATTTAGGCGTTCACAAAACTGATATGCTCCGCTACATATTGAATGAAGAAATTGTAGAAGTCGGTGCATTTGTAGAAAGCAATGCAAAAGACTTTGCAAATGTAGATGACAATGCTGTGTGCGTATTAAAAACGGAAAGCGGGATTATCGGGACGCTTGCGGCAAGCTGGGCTTACAATGGAAAAGAAGATAACTCCACGATCGTTTACGGAGAGAAAGGGATTCTTCGTTTGGAGGACGATCCGACGTATTCATTAGTTGCACAATATGCAACGGGTGAAGTGGTGAACTATGAATTAGGAAAAATCCAGTCGAACGATGAAGGCGGACAAAGTAATTCTCACGTCATTGAACAATTTGTAGATGCAGTGGCGGAAGATAAAGAATCTCCTGTTCCTGGTGAAGAAGGATTAAAATCACTTGCTGTTATTTTAGCAGCTTTAAAATCAAGTCAAACGAAACAAATTACGCGCGTGTAAGAGGTGAAAAACGTGAGAATTGGCATAATCGGAGCAGGAGGGATTGCTGTAAGCAGGCATATCCCGGCATTCAAGCAACTGGGTGATGAATGTGTGATTTGGGGGCTTAGCGATATTAATAGTGAAAGAGCCACAGAGGTAGCCAATGAGCATAATATCCCTCACGTATTTGTTGATTACAAAGATATGTTTAAAGAAGTGGATGCTGTATGTATTTGTACACCGAATAAATTTCACGCCGAGTTTGCAGTAGAAGCGCTAAAAGCAGGCGTTCACGTCCTATGTGAAAAGCCAATGGCGATGTCTAAAGAGCAAGGTGAAAAAATGCTTGCTGCTGCTAGAGAATCGGGTAAGCAGTTAGCGATTGCGTATCATTACCGATTCATGAAAGAAGCGCAGGCTGCGAAAAAAATGATGACAGAGGTAGGGCGCCCATTAGTTGCACGTGTCAGAGCAATGCGTCGCCGAAAGGTTCCCGGTTGGGGAGTATTTACGAACAAAGATCTTCAAGGAGGAGGCAGCTTAATTGATTACGGCTGCCATTTGCTTGATTTAACGCTTTGGCTGATGGGAAACCCAAAGCATACTGAAGTGCTGGGAAGTACATATAATGACCTGAGTAAGACGCCTAACCAATTAAATCAATGGGGAGCATTTGATCATGAAACATTCAGCGTAGATGATCATGTAACGGCCTATATTAAATTTGAAAATGGAGCGTCGCTTCTTTTAGAAACTTCTTGGGCTGCTAATATCCAAGATGATGAAGAGCACGTAAGCATATCAGGGGTAGAGGGCGGTTTAAGTGTGTTTCCATTTGAACTATACACGTCTAAAAACGGTATGCTCATGAACAGTACGTCACCTTGGATAGATGGAGAAGATGATTACAGCCTGAGTCAGGCTAAAAATTTCGTTGAAGCGTGTAAAGGAAATGCTGAATTAGTGGTAAAGCCACAAGAAGCGCTTCAAGTCTCAGCTATTATTGACGAAATATATCGCACAGGAGGAAATTAAAATGAAACTTGGAGTATTCACGGTCTTATTTGCGGATCTTTCTTTTGAAGAGATGTTAGATAAAGTAAAAGCAGCAGGTCTTCATGCTGTTGAAATCGGAACGGGCGGCTATCCGGGAAACAGCCATTGTCCGCTAGATGAGCTGCTTGAAGATGAAGAAAAAAGAGAAGCATATATGAAGCAGATAAAAGACCGTGGACTTACAATCAGCGCATTTAGCTGCCACGGCAATCCTATTTCACCTGAGGCAAGTTTTGCAAAAGAATCTGACGAAACGCTTCGCAAGACCATTCAACTAGCATCATTAGTAGGTGTTCCAGTGGTTAACTGCTTCTCTGGAACAGCTGGAGATCACGAAGAGGCGAAGTACCCAAACTGGCCTGTTACTCCCTGGCCTAACGAGTATGGAGACGTATTGAATTGGCAGTGGGAAAATAAGCTTGTTCCTTATTGGAAAGAAATTGGAGAACTAGCGGAGGAGCAAAATGTAAAAATTGGTTTAGAACTTCACGGCGGATTTTTAGTTCATACTCCGTATACGCTCCTAAAGCTTCGCGAAAAAACAAGTCCAGCGATTGGCGCTAACCTTGATCCAAGTCATTTATGGTGGCAAGGAATTGATCCGGTAGGAGCTATTAAAATTTTAGCAAAAGAAAATGCAATTCATCATTTCCACGCAAAGGATACGTACTTGGATCAGGATAATATTAACATGTACGGCCTGACGGATATGCAGCCATACGGAGAAGTCCAAACGCGTGCATGGACGTTTAGATCCGTAGGATGCGGACATGATGTAAAAGAGTGGTCTGATATGATGAGTGCACTTCGCACATACGGATACGATTATGTAGTCAGCATTGAACACGAAGATCCAATCATGTCGATTGAAGAAGGATTTAAACGCGCGGTTACAAACTTACAAAGTGTATTAATTGAAGAAACTCCCTCACAAATGTGGTGGGCGTAAGCAAAAAGAAGCATCTCTAAAAAGAGGTGCTTCTTTTATTTTCGTTAATAAATCAATTCGCCTTTTGTTCACCTGAATTTCGATACAAACGGGTGATTGGCAACCCAAAAACGCCAAGGGTAATCCTTCGCTTCACCAGAATTATCAATGCCAACGCGAGGTCCGGCGGAAATCTCTGAAGGAGTGAAGCCACGAGCAATATAAAGAGGAGGACTGGTTAAATCATGACCGTACAAATCCATTGAAACCCCTAGTGCTTTTGTTAGTTTCCCAGGGCCGTTTGTCCAATTTATTTCATTTTCCATCCCTCGACGTCTATGTTTCATCAAATTTTTTCCGCTAAATGGCTCAATAGCTCGAATGAGGACGCCTTCTGGACAATCGATGTCGCTGCTTACAACATTGAGTAAACAATGTGTATGCATTGTATGCGTATAGGCATGACCAGAACGACCGAACATTACCTCCGTTCTTTTTGTGCGCCGGTTATTAAAGCTATGAGCTGCTCGGTCGAAAGGCCCTTTATAAGCCTCAGTTTCTACAATGAAACCAGATGCAGTTCCTTCCGCCGTTTCGTGAACAAGAAGACATCCTAACAGCGACTGAGCTAATTCAAGTGTAGGCTGTTGATAAAATAAAAGAGGAAGTGGTTCAATCGCTAAAAGAGAACGCGTCATTTGCTGTAGTCCATCCTTTCAAAACAGAGTCATTCACGCTGTTATGCGCATCTTTTATTATGATGTTTTCTTTGTTATTTTGCAAAGGAAGGCACTGATTAATACAGTAATCTTTCTTACCCCACGTTCAAGTATTTATCATGATTCAACTTACTCTATGAAATTATTTTATTTTAAAGAGTGGTTTCGTTTTGCACGTATAGGGGGAATATTTTACTACAATACTTCGCTTTTGCTGCTGGTATGATATACACAGTTCATCCATATTTTACATACTTTTAGTTTTGAAAAATAGTGATCCGGCTTTTCTTTATTTTCGTTCTACACATGAAAGCAAAATAAAAAGATTGAATTGTAGAAAGTTCTTTATAAATGGAAATAAAGAAAAAATATCCTTCAAAGAGTATTTAAGGGATTTTAGAACATATTAAAAATAAAATTTATACACTGTGAGGAATAGCTATGAACATCCACTTTGATACATTAATGAACTTATCAATTAAACATATTTTTGGGCCTGCCTCTCAAACGATCAACCATCTGACATATCACTCAAAGCAGGTTCACGACGGATCAGTATTTTTTAGTATAAAAGGTGAAAATGAAGATGGACATCAATATATTAAAGAAGCTATAGCTAGAGGAGCCGTAGCAGTCTTTGGGACAAGCATTGAGGAGCTTCGTCTTTTGAGCACTCAGTATTCTCACTGTACGTTTTTAGCAGTTGACGACGTTCGCAAAGTAATGGCATCTTTTTCTAAAATGTATTTTGATTATACGGATGAAAAAATTGAGACAATTGGCGTTACAGGTACAAATGGTAAAACAACCGTAGCAGCTTACGTAAGGTCGCTTTTAACCCTTTTAAAATTGCCGACAGGATCGATTGGCACGACCGGCATTTGGTCATCAAAGAAGAAGTTAGTTTATAAAAAAAGTACGCCTACAACACCTGAATCGGTAGACTTGCATAAAATTTTTTATGATTTGTATACAAGAGGCGACGAAGCGGCAGTGATGGAAGTATCTTCAATTGCGATTGATCAGCAGCGAGTAGAAAATATTTATTTTGATGTAGCCATTCACACAAATCTTTCAGAAGAGCATCTAGAGTATCATAAAACGTTTGAACACTATAAAAAGT contains the following coding sequences:
- a CDS encoding DNA-3-methyladenine glycosylase, which translates into the protein MTRSLLAIEPLPLLFYQQPTLELAQSLLGCLLVHETAEGTASGFIVETEAYKGPFDRAAHSFNNRRTKRTEVMFGRSGHAYTHTMHTHCLLNVVSSDIDCPEGVLIRAIEPFSGKNLMKHRRRGMENEINWTNGPGKLTKALGVSMDLYGHDLTSPPLYIARGFTPSEISAGPRVGIDNSGEAKDYPWRFWVANHPFVSKFR
- a CDS encoding sugar phosphate isomerase/epimerase family protein, whose amino-acid sequence is MKLGVFTVLFADLSFEEMLDKVKAAGLHAVEIGTGGYPGNSHCPLDELLEDEEKREAYMKQIKDRGLTISAFSCHGNPISPEASFAKESDETLRKTIQLASLVGVPVVNCFSGTAGDHEEAKYPNWPVTPWPNEYGDVLNWQWENKLVPYWKEIGELAEEQNVKIGLELHGGFLVHTPYTLLKLREKTSPAIGANLDPSHLWWQGIDPVGAIKILAKENAIHHFHAKDTYLDQDNINMYGLTDMQPYGEVQTRAWTFRSVGCGHDVKEWSDMMSALRTYGYDYVVSIEHEDPIMSIEEGFKRAVTNLQSVLIEETPSQMWWA